The Scomber japonicus isolate fScoJap1 chromosome 8, fScoJap1.pri, whole genome shotgun sequence genome has a segment encoding these proteins:
- the LOC128363469 gene encoding E3 SUMO-protein ligase ZBED1-like, giving the protein MASRGTEELECPTFKSPVWEHFGFPVKLNAEGKRLVDKTVTVCRHCGTRKPYNSGNTSSMATHLQRHHPGVSLTGVKPKAAQQPLITAAFKQPLPPQSDRAKAITNAIGLFIGADMRPYSVVQNKGFKHMLNVLEPRYEIPSRTHFSDNIVPGLYEQEKKKVVDELAVAPSVALTTDGWTSRATVSYVTITAHYITADWEMRSPVLQTRPLYESHTGSHLAEVLTQAVEEWKIKRPTTNIPVTTDNAKNQINAVNEAGLGPQIGCFAHVVNLASQKGISVNRMDRLLGRIRKVVSYFHRSTTAAHVLKTRQEMLKLPTHKLIHDVPTRWNSTYDMLERYLEQQAAIYSALTDKTLKKNVKDIITLSDDDVRVAEEVLQVLKPLKNVTSLLSTETSPSVSMILPLKTRILQSMAPSVEDSTITQDVKTAIREDLKPRYTSPPTLQDYLHRSTALDPRFKSLSHIDPDLRQRTYSDLTTEIVSSLATEDCDEGQAAEPTGANLDTSPPQKKSALAELFGESFASKDNDSKTPADIIKEEVAFYQAASGIAMDGFEALASLASGNESIFDPDLPTAYFLQAHSSKLHTIQDRAFCSAATHLCNSLTNHLMNP; this is encoded by the exons ATGGCGAGCAGAGGAACAGAAGAACTTGAATGCCCCACATTTAAATCCCCTGTTTGGGAGCATTTTGGCTTCCCGGTCAAATTGAATGCAGAAGGAAAGAGGTTGGTGGATAAAACCGTGACGGTGTGTAGGCACTGTGGCACAAGAAAGCCATACAACAGTGGAAACACATCGAGCATGGCCACGCATTTACAGCGACATCACCCCGGTGTTTCACTGACAGGAGTGAAACCAAAAGCGGCTCAACAACCGCTCATCACCGCGGCATTTAAGCAGCCCCTTCCTCCACAATCAGACCGGGCTAAAGCCATCACAAACGCTATCGGTCTGTTTATAGGTGCTGACATGAGGCCATATTCCGTTGTGCAAAACAAGGGATTCAAACACATGCTGAACGTGCTCGAGCCACGTTACGAGATCCCGTCGCGCACCCACTTCAGCGACAATATTGTGCCAGGTCTGTATgagcaggagaagaaaaaggtGGTGGATGAGCTAGCTGTAGCACCCTCTGTTGCACTCACAACAGACGGGTGGACGTCGAGGGCAACGGTGAGCTATGTGACGATAACCGCTCACTACATCACAGCAGACTGGGAGATGAGAAGTCCGGTGCTGCAGACGCGCCCCCTCTACGAAAGTCACACAGGCAGTCACCTTGCGGAGGTACTGACACAAGCAGTGGAGGAATGGAAGATAAAGAGGCCCACTACTAATATCCCAGTCACAACTGATAATgccaaaaatcaaataaatgcagTGAATGAGGCAGGACTGGGCCCACAGATAGGGTGCTTTGCACATGTAGTAAATTTGGCATCACAGAAGGGAATCTCAGTCAATAGGATGGACCGCCTCCTTGGGAGGATCAGGAAGGTGGTTTCCTACTTCCACAGAAGCACAACAGCTGCTCATGTGCTTAAGACAAGGCAAGAAATGCTAAAGCTGCCTACTCATAAGCTCATACATGATGTCCCAACAAGGTGGAACTCCACTTATGATATGTTAGAGCGTTATCTGGAGCAGCAGGCAGCTATATACTCTGCATTGACCGACAAGACCctaaagaaaaatgtcaaagacATCATAACCCtctctgatgatgatgtgagAGTGGCAGAGGAGGTCCTCCAGGTGCTTAAACCCCTTAAAAATGTTACATCTCTGCTGAGCACTGAAACGTCACCATCTGTGTCAATGATCCTTCCGCTGAAAACAAGGATTCTACAATCCATGGCTCCAAGTGTGGAAGACAGCACCATCACTCAAGATGTCAAGACTGCCATTAGAGAGGACCTGAAGCCCAGATACACTTCACCCCCTACTCTACAGGACTACCTCCACAGATCTACTGCCCTGGATCCGAGGTTTAAGTCCCTGTCTCACATAGACCCTGACCTACGCCAGAGGACATACAGTGACCTCACCACTGAGATTGTGAGCAGTCTGGCCACTGAAGACTGTGATGAg GGTCAAGCTGCAGAGCCAACAGGAGCAAACTTGGACACATCTCCTCCACAAAAGAAGTCGGCGTTGGCAGAGCTTTTTGGAGAGAGCTTTGCCAGCAAAGACAATGACAGCAAGACTCCTGCTGACATCATCAAAGAGGAGGTGGCATTCTACCAGGCAGCAAGCGGCATTGCAATGGATG